A genomic region of Fundidesulfovibrio terrae contains the following coding sequences:
- a CDS encoding ribonuclease HII, translated as MLAGVDEAGRGCLAGPVVAGAVILPNFYDLPGLNDSKKLTADRRAVLEPAIKAQAVAWGLGVVWPAEIDRINILQSTFKAMARAVAALKTRPTGLSVDGNKIIPARYLGSHSVTQKAVVDGDSLIPAISAASILAKTFRDRLMEHLDRRYPGYGLALHKGYGTAVHMEAIVKLGPCRQHRLTFRGVLPEKPSARQEQACLPGL; from the coding sequence ATGCTCGCCGGAGTGGACGAGGCCGGACGCGGCTGCCTGGCCGGTCCCGTGGTGGCCGGAGCGGTGATCCTGCCGAACTTCTACGACCTGCCGGGGCTTAACGACTCCAAGAAGCTCACGGCCGACAGGCGCGCCGTGCTGGAACCGGCCATCAAGGCCCAGGCCGTAGCCTGGGGGCTGGGCGTCGTCTGGCCCGCCGAGATCGACCGCATCAACATCCTGCAGTCCACGTTCAAGGCCATGGCCCGCGCCGTGGCCGCCCTGAAGACCCGTCCCACGGGCCTTTCGGTGGACGGCAACAAGATCATTCCCGCCCGTTACCTCGGCTCGCATTCCGTGACCCAGAAGGCCGTTGTGGACGGCGACAGCCTGATCCCGGCCATTTCCGCCGCCTCCATCCTGGCCAAGACTTTCCGCGACCGGCTCATGGAGCACCTGGACCGGCGCTATCCCGGCTACGGCCTGGCCCTGCACAAGGGCTACGGCACTGCGGTCCACATGGAGGCCATCGTGAAGCTTGGACCGTGCCGCCAGCACCGGCTGACCTTTCGCGGCGTGCTTCCCGAAAAGCCCTCCGCGCGGCAGGAGCAGGCATGCCTGCCGGGACTGTGA
- the trmD gene encoding tRNA (guanosine(37)-N1)-methyltransferase TrmD has protein sequence MRFTILSLFPEFFDSPLNCGLMGKARQQGLVEFSLVNPRDFATNKHKSVDDRPYGGGPGMVMALDPLASALRAIETPGRILLLSPRGRALDQSFARELSAESALTILCGRYEGIDERLLDLFPIELVSAGDYVLSGGESASLCLIESVARLLPGFMGKEESGDEESFSAGLLEYPHYTRPEVYEGLPVPEILLGGDHAKVRAWRREQALSQTLARRPEILAEAPLTSSDRRFLASKPRTLLARNLHIALVHGPVLNKMGHTVTVSLTNLDLHDIARISRTYGLAGFTVVTPLEDQQALAATLTGHWTMGAGAAANPDRAEALGMVRVTATLAEAIDQVREHAGQEPLVLATSARPDGATTPGRVREALRERPVLLVLGTGSGLAPEALALTQGQLAPVRPYGGYNHLSVRAACAILTDRILGDIF, from the coding sequence ATGCGCTTCACCATCCTTTCCCTCTTTCCGGAATTCTTCGATTCCCCGCTGAACTGCGGCCTCATGGGCAAGGCCCGGCAGCAGGGCCTGGTGGAATTCTCCCTGGTGAACCCGCGCGATTTCGCCACCAACAAGCACAAGTCCGTGGACGACCGCCCCTACGGCGGCGGCCCGGGCATGGTCATGGCCCTGGACCCGCTGGCCAGCGCCCTGCGCGCGATCGAGACCCCCGGGCGCATCCTGCTTCTTTCCCCGCGCGGGCGCGCCCTGGACCAGTCCTTCGCCCGCGAGCTGTCCGCCGAGTCCGCCCTGACCATCCTTTGCGGGCGCTACGAGGGCATAGACGAACGCCTGCTGGACCTCTTCCCCATCGAGCTGGTCTCGGCCGGGGACTACGTGCTCTCCGGGGGCGAGTCGGCCTCGCTGTGCCTGATCGAATCCGTGGCGAGGCTCCTGCCCGGCTTCATGGGCAAGGAGGAGTCCGGCGACGAGGAGAGCTTTTCGGCGGGGTTGCTGGAGTATCCGCACTATACCCGCCCCGAGGTCTACGAGGGGCTTCCGGTGCCGGAGATCCTCCTGGGCGGCGACCACGCCAAGGTCCGCGCCTGGCGGCGTGAGCAGGCCCTGTCCCAGACGCTTGCCCGGCGTCCTGAAATTTTGGCCGAGGCCCCGCTCACGTCCTCGGATCGCCGGTTCCTGGCTTCGAAGCCGCGCACGCTCCTGGCCAGAAACCTGCACATTGCCTTGGTCCACGGGCCGGTGCTGAACAAAATGGGCCATACCGTCACTGTTTCCTTGACCAATCTCGACCTCCACGATATAGCCCGCATTTCCCGAACGTATGGACTTGCGGGATTCACCGTGGTCACTCCCCTGGAGGACCAACAGGCGCTCGCAGCGACGCTCACCGGCCACTGGACCATGGGAGCGGGCGCTGCCGCGAACCCCGACAGGGCCGAAGCGCTGGGGATGGTCCGGGTGACGGCGACGCTTGCCGAGGCCATCGATCAGGTGCGGGAACATGCGGGGCAGGAGCCCCTGGTGCTGGCCACCAGCGCCAGGCCGGACGGGGCGACCACCCCGGGCCGGGTCCGCGAAGCCCTGCGGGAGCGCCCGGTGCTTCTGGTGCTGGGCACCGGATCGGGACTGGCACCCGAGGCCCTGGCCCTGACGCAGGGACAGCTGGCCCCGGTCAGGCCCTACGGCGGCTACAACCACCTTTCGGTGCGCGCCGCCTGCGCGATCCTCACGGACCGCATACTTGGAGACATTTTTTGA
- the rimM gene encoding ribosome maturation factor RimM (Essential for efficient processing of 16S rRNA), giving the protein MVIGEVVKPHGIRGEFSVANHADSPRLYAPGRRIGIRAPGKRERFVEVLSCRPHQGRLLLTVAGVADRDAADALRGMEIVVRSEDLPELGDDEVYLHEIVGFGVVLLDGSKVGVLEGFLDVPGQDLWVIRSPEGKEILLPATEETVPEIDTEARRIVIDPPPGLLDL; this is encoded by the coding sequence GTGGTCATCGGTGAGGTGGTGAAACCTCACGGAATCCGGGGGGAGTTCAGTGTGGCGAACCACGCTGACTCCCCTCGTTTGTATGCGCCGGGCCGGCGTATAGGCATTCGTGCGCCCGGCAAGCGGGAGCGGTTCGTGGAAGTGCTTTCCTGCCGCCCGCACCAGGGGCGGCTCCTGCTGACGGTGGCGGGCGTGGCCGACCGCGACGCCGCCGACGCCCTGCGGGGCATGGAAATCGTGGTGCGCTCCGAGGACCTGCCGGAGCTCGGCGACGACGAGGTGTACCTGCACGAGATCGTGGGGTTCGGCGTCGTGCTGCTCGACGGCTCCAAGGTGGGCGTGCTGGAGGGCTTCCTGGACGTGCCCGGGCAGGACCTGTGGGTGATCCGCTCGCCTGAGGGCAAGGAGATTCTCCTGCCCGCCACCGAAGAGACCGTGCCCGAGATCGACACGGAAGCCCGGCGCATCGTCATCGACCCGCCGCCGGGGCTTCTGGACCTGTAA
- a CDS encoding PEP-CTERM sorting domain-containing protein, protein MRIPKYVMMSLMVVLFVAQQSVAAPVVLPDPTVYAHRYDDFYSYSAKLLTAWGFTGFDGPAGVGGLDLVIGTHAGGANNNPVSGGFKFPDPMTTPSGNGAGSSTFSGTWGLSGTFAPVMVDDLVSYLHTAFGSNVNTPVFDFDMSQSQDKPNLYVNGVVKLLDASNNVVAYWSFDNVADHVFDPASYVLSPATITATNPAAPFNTVTVDNNKGSGKNDFIVYAPGMDLSLYTGKGLRFSAFFEMNSLTGGGEDLFLTGSFQPKPPVTTPEPGTMLLMGMGAVGAAFMRKRAKRSS, encoded by the coding sequence GTGCGTATCCCGAAATATGTGATGATGTCCCTGATGGTTGTACTGTTCGTGGCCCAGCAATCCGTGGCGGCCCCAGTCGTGTTGCCAGATCCGACCGTGTACGCCCATCGCTATGACGATTTCTATTCGTATTCGGCGAAACTGCTGACCGCATGGGGCTTCACGGGCTTCGACGGCCCTGCCGGGGTCGGCGGGCTGGATTTGGTCATCGGCACGCATGCCGGGGGAGCCAACAACAACCCGGTGTCGGGAGGCTTCAAATTCCCGGACCCCATGACGACGCCGTCTGGCAACGGCGCCGGCAGCAGCACCTTCAGCGGCACCTGGGGACTGAGCGGGACATTCGCGCCGGTCATGGTGGACGATCTCGTCAGCTACCTGCACACGGCTTTCGGCTCCAATGTGAACACTCCCGTCTTCGATTTCGACATGTCGCAAAGCCAGGATAAGCCGAACCTGTACGTCAACGGCGTGGTCAAGCTGCTCGACGCCTCCAACAACGTCGTGGCCTACTGGTCGTTCGACAACGTCGCCGACCATGTCTTCGACCCGGCCTCGTACGTTCTTTCTCCGGCTACAATTACGGCTACGAATCCCGCGGCGCCTTTCAACACGGTTACCGTGGACAACAACAAGGGATCGGGGAAAAACGACTTCATCGTATACGCCCCAGGCATGGACCTGAGCCTCTACACCGGCAAGGGGTTGCGATTCTCGGCCTTCTTCGAGATGAATTCGCTCACCGGTGGTGGCGAGGACCTGTTCCTCACCGGTTCCTTCCAGCCGAAACCCCCTGTGACCACCCCGGAACCCGGCACCATGCTCCTTATGGGCATGGGCGCTGTGGGGGCCGCCTTCATGCGCAAGCGCGCCAAGCGGTCAAGCTAG
- the rpsP gene encoding 30S ribosomal protein S16 has translation MAMKLRLTRMGSKKRPFYRIVAMDSATRRDGRALDYIGHYNPMTDPAEITVDAEKVAMWIERGAQPTDTVAALLRKAGVKQ, from the coding sequence ATGGCCATGAAGCTGAGACTGACCAGAATGGGTTCCAAGAAGCGTCCCTTTTACCGCATCGTCGCCATGGACAGCGCCACCAGGCGTGATGGCCGCGCCCTGGACTACATCGGACACTACAATCCGATGACCGACCCCGCCGAGATCACCGTGGACGCCGAAAAGGTCGCCATGTGGATCGAACGCGGCGCGCAGCCCACCGACACGGTGGCCGCGCTGTTGCGCAAAGCCGGCGTGAAGCAGTAG
- a CDS encoding KH domain-containing protein, whose amino-acid sequence MLKDLIEYVARSLVDNPDAVSVKEIEGEQTSVIELKVAKEDLGKVIGKQGRTARAMRTILGAASTKARKRSVLEILE is encoded by the coding sequence ATGTTGAAGGACCTGATAGAGTACGTCGCCCGCTCGCTCGTCGATAATCCGGATGCCGTTTCGGTGAAGGAAATCGAGGGTGAACAGACGTCTGTGATCGAGCTCAAGGTCGCCAAAGAGGACCTGGGCAAGGTCATCGGCAAGCAGGGGCGCACGGCCAGGGCCATGCGCACCATCTTGGGGGCGGCGTCCACCAAAGCGCGCAAGCGCTCGGTGCTGGAAATCCTGGAGTAA
- the rplS gene encoding 50S ribosomal protein L19, with amino-acid sequence MDIIRQIESEHIRLDMPKFKPGDTVKVHFRILEGEKERIQVFQGAVLRLRKGTTDSTFTVRKVSDGVGVERIFPMFSPFIERVEVLIEGKVRRSRLYYLRKLKGKASRIKAKNDWNN; translated from the coding sequence ATGGACATCATCCGTCAGATCGAATCCGAGCATATCCGCCTGGACATGCCCAAGTTCAAGCCCGGCGACACGGTGAAAGTGCACTTCCGCATCCTCGAAGGCGAAAAGGAACGCATCCAGGTGTTCCAGGGCGCCGTGCTGCGCCTGCGCAAGGGCACCACCGACAGCACCTTCACGGTGCGCAAGGTGTCCGACGGCGTCGGCGTCGAGCGCATCTTCCCCATGTTCTCCCCCTTCATCGAGCGCGTCGAAGTGCTCATCGAAGGCAAGGTCCGCCGCTCGCGCCTGTACTACCTGCGCAAGCTCAAGGGCAAGGCTTCGCGCATCAAGGCCAAGAACGACTGGAACAACTAG
- the rsmI gene encoding 16S rRNA (cytidine(1402)-2'-O)-methyltransferase: protein MSDARGTLWVVATPLGNAQDLAPRSRDILARAALVLCEDTRRTARLFAQQGIAPGRFLSMHDHNEEGRVPQVLGLLAGGAEIALVSDAGTPVLSDPGYLLVRACREAGHAVRPAPGPSAVMAALCASGLAPQPFVFLGFLPRKSGDIRQALARFAQAGCTLVFFERKDRLGKSLAVALEVLGERECVIARELTKTHEEFLPGRLSDFAGKELELLGEITVVVGPALEAAVSGEGDVRSVLAAEMAAGGKPKDVARRAAARLRGVTVKELYELILEGQGRAHG, encoded by the coding sequence ATGAGTGACGCCAGGGGAACTTTGTGGGTGGTGGCCACCCCCTTGGGCAACGCCCAGGACCTCGCGCCGCGCTCGCGCGACATCCTGGCGCGCGCGGCCCTGGTGCTGTGCGAGGACACCCGCCGCACCGCCCGCCTGTTCGCGCAGCAGGGGATCGCCCCGGGGCGCTTCCTGTCCATGCACGACCACAACGAGGAGGGGCGCGTGCCCCAGGTGTTGGGGCTTCTGGCCGGTGGGGCCGAGATCGCCCTGGTTTCGGACGCGGGCACGCCCGTGCTCTCCGATCCCGGCTATCTGCTGGTGCGCGCCTGCCGCGAGGCGGGCCACGCCGTGCGCCCTGCGCCCGGCCCGTCGGCGGTGATGGCCGCGCTGTGCGCCTCGGGGCTGGCTCCGCAGCCCTTCGTCTTTCTCGGGTTTCTGCCCCGCAAGTCCGGCGACATCCGCCAGGCGCTCGCGCGCTTCGCCCAGGCGGGGTGCACCCTGGTCTTTTTCGAACGCAAGGACCGGCTGGGTAAATCCCTGGCCGTGGCCCTGGAGGTTCTGGGCGAGCGCGAGTGCGTCATCGCCCGTGAGCTGACCAAGACCCACGAGGAGTTCCTGCCCGGACGCCTGTCCGATTTCGCGGGCAAGGAGCTGGAGCTCCTGGGCGAGATCACGGTGGTGGTGGGCCCGGCGCTGGAGGCGGCTGTTTCCGGCGAAGGCGACGTCCGGTCGGTGCTTGCGGCCGAGATGGCCGCCGGCGGCAAGCCCAAGGACGTGGCCCGGCGCGCCGCCGCCCGGCTGCGGGGCGTCACGGTCAAGGAACTCTACGAGCTGATCCTGGAAGGGCAGGGGAGGGCGCATGGCTGA
- a CDS encoding YraN family protein, with product MTAGHLILGRDGEEAAARLLGSLGLRILERNFRCRQGEVDLICRQGDTLVFVEVKTRAEGSLASGTDAVDRRKRSRIVKAASQYLSAKELWSTSCRFDVVSVVRRDGRLHAEHLPDAFQAESDAGRGGKGWQPW from the coding sequence GTGACCGCCGGGCATCTGATCCTGGGCCGTGACGGCGAGGAGGCGGCCGCGCGCCTGCTTGGATCGCTTGGCCTTCGCATCCTGGAGCGCAATTTCCGCTGCCGCCAGGGCGAGGTGGACCTGATCTGCCGCCAGGGCGACACGCTGGTGTTCGTGGAGGTGAAGACGCGAGCCGAGGGGAGCCTGGCTTCCGGCACCGACGCCGTGGACCGGCGCAAGCGCTCGCGCATCGTCAAGGCCGCGTCGCAGTACCTGTCCGCCAAGGAACTCTGGAGCACGTCCTGCCGTTTCGACGTGGTCAGCGTGGTCAGGCGGGACGGACGGCTTCACGCCGAGCATCTGCCCGACGCGTTCCAGGCCGAGTCCGACGCCGGACGCGGGGGGAAGGGCTGGCAGCCCTGGTAG